The Bosea sp. AS-1 region CTCGACGAACTTCTTGTTGGCGGGGTTGTCGAAATCGGTGTTCCAGTGGCTGGTGACGCGCAGGCCGACAGCCGCGTCGCCGACGGCGGCGAGCGTGGTCGAGTCGAGCGAGGGCGCGGCGAGCACCATGGGGATCTTCCCGAGCAGTCCGGCCTGCTGGTACTGGCGCAGGAAGGCGATGCCGACGCCGCCGGGATGGAACTGGAAGACGACGTCCGGATTGGCGGCGCGGATCTGCGCCATCTCGGGAGCGAAGTCGGTCTGGTCGAGGCGGGTATAGACCTCGCCCGCGATCTCGCCCTTGAACATGCGCTTGAAGCCGGTCAGCGCGTCCTTGCCCGCCTGATAGTTGGGGGCGAGGACGAAGGCTTTCTTGTAGCCGAGATTGGTGGCGTATTGCCCAGCACTCTCATGCAGGCTGTCGTTCTGCCAGGAGACGACGAAGTAGTTCTCGTTGCACTCCTTGCCGGCGAAGTTCGAGGGCGCGGCATTGGGGCTGACATAGAGCGCGCCGGAATCGACGATGTCGGGCACGGTCGCGCCGGCGACGTTCGAGAAGACGATGCCGGTCAGGATCTTGATGCCGTCGGTCTTCAGCATCTTCTCGGCGATCTGCTTGCCTTGTCCGGGCTTCAGCCCGTCATCCTCGACGGCGAGCTCGACCGGCACGCCGCCGAGCTTGCCGCCTTCCATGTCGATGGCGAGCTTGAAGGCGTCGCGGATGTCCTGGCCGAGATAGCCGCCGGGGCCGGACAAGGTGGTGATCATGCCGATCTTGACCGGCGCCTGCTGGGCGAGGGCGCTGGCGCCCGCCGCCAGCGATGCCGCGATGCCGAAAAGCAATCCGCGCAGTTTCATCATGGACTCCAGTCGTTCCGTTCTTGCCTCTGAGATGGTTCGACGCGGCGTTTCTGCGCCGCCGCGCCTTATGCGTGCTCTCGTTCCGGGCGCCGTGAAGGCTTGTCGCAAGATCGCCGGGGCCCGGTCCCGACGCAAGGTCATCCGTCCGCGATTTCAGCATGGGCCGCGCCGAAAGAGGGAGCCCTCCTTTCGGCATGGCTGGCTCAGAGGGCGACCCAGCCTTGCGGCGGCTTCTTGCCAGGGTGGAGGGTGCCGCACTGCTTGCAGGTGCGGGCCTTCTCGTCGGAGAAGAAGGCCTCGTAGAGCGGCGGCAGATCCTTGACGAGGTCCTTCACCTTCAGCTCGATGCGGTGCACCAGGCCGTTGCACTCGAAGCAGTACCATTCGAAGCCGTCGACCTGATCGGGATGACGCGCCGGCTCGACGACGAGCCCGATCGAGCCTTCCTGGGGGCGCTGTGGCGAGTGGCGCACATGCGGAGGCAGCAGGAAGACCTCGCCCTCGCGGACGGTCACGTCGTAGTGCTTCCCGTCGTCGACGACCTTCAGCATCATGTCGCCCTTGAGCTGGTAGAAGAACTCCTCCACCGGGTCGTCATGGAAATCGGCGCGCTGGTTGGGGCCGCCAACCACCATCACCGTCATCTGGCCATCGTCGAACACCTTCTTGTTGCCGACTGGCGGCTTGAGCAGATGTTCATGCTCCTCGATCCATTTCTTGAAGTTGAAGGCCTTGAGCCGTCCTTCGGTCGCCATCTTTCCCTCTCCCGTTGTCGCTTGTGATGGGGCTCAGCCGGTCTTGGCGAGCGGCGCCTTGCCGGGCTTCAGCCCGCAACTCTCGAAGGCGGCGCGCGTCGCGGCCTTCTCGGCCTCGGTCAATTCCAGCATCGGCGGCCGGACGCGACCGCCAACCTGCCCGAGCAGGTCCTGCCAATATTTCTGGTGAGCATGGGGCTTCTCGGCCGGTCGCGTGCCGCGCAGCGCCTCGCGCACCGGGTTCAGGCTGTCGCGGACGGCGCGGGCCTTCGCCGCTTCGCCGCGGAAGGCGAGGTCGGTATATTCGCGCATGCGCAGATCGTTCGCCGTCTGGATCAGATAGGGCGGCGAGGAGCAGAGATAGAGCTGCCAGCCCAGCTCCAGGATATTGTCGAGCCACTCCTCCTCGGAGGCCGTGCTGACCAGGATGCGGTCGCCGGCGAGGCGCGTGAGTTCCGCATACATCGACCGCGGCACGCTGTACTTGATCGCGACGACGTTCTCGATGTCGGCAAGGCGGTTGCAGAGCTGCGGGCTCATCAGGTAGCCGGAATCCGGGTGGCTCCAGAGCGCGATGCCGATATCGACCTTCTCGGCGATGGTCCGGTAGTATTCGTAGAGCGTCTCGTCCTGCGCCTTGAAGAAATGCAGGATCGGCGCGTGTACGACGATGTAGTCGGCGCCGACCTTCTGGGCATGGCGGGCGAGGTCTATCGCCACGTCCATGTTCTGATCGGAGCAGGACATGATGGTCTGGCCACGCCCCGCCGAGGCCTCGACCGCGAGCTCGAAGCTCCGCTTGCGCTCCTCCAGCGACATCGAGAAGAACTCGCCCTGCTTGCCGGCGATGAACAGCCCGTCGATCTTCAGGTCGTCGAGCCAGTGGCGGATGTTCTGGCGAAAGCCGTCCTCGTCCATGGCGAGGGAATTGGCGAAGGGGGTGAGCGCTGCTGCCCAGATGCCCTTCATATGGGCGCGGGCATAGGCCTTGGCGTCCTTCCTGGCGTATTTCATGAAGCCCTGTTCCCGCTTCCCCGAGACTGCGGCGCCAGGACGACGAGGCCGGTCTGTCGTCGCAGGCCCGTCAGCCACCGGCTCAAGCCGCGCCGCATCCCCATGGAGGCGACCTGCCGATGATGGCACGGGCGGGCTATACGGCAACTCGTAACATTCGTATGAATTCGGAAGCTATCCTTATAAATCGAGGTGTCCATGGCGATCACGCTGCGCCAGATCCAGGCCTTCCTCGCCGTTGCCGAGCAGGGCACCTTCACCAAGGCGGCCGAACGGCTGCACATGGCGCAGCCGGCCCTGTCCCAGCTCGTGCGCGAACTCGAGCGGGAACTCGGCATCCGTGTGCTCGACCGGACGACGCGGCGCGTCGAGTTGACGGAGGGGGGGCGCGAATTCCATGGCGCGGCCCTGAAGATCCTGACCGACCTCGATACGGCGGTGGAGAATGCGAACGGGCTGGCGGAGCGCCGGCGCGGGCGCATCGTCGTCGCGGTGCCGCCGCTGCTGGCCGCCGTCATCATGCCGCCAGCCATCGCCGCGCTGCGCGAGAAGCATCCCGGCCTGCAGGTCACGGTCCTCGATGCCCGCAACGACCTCGTCGTCGACGCGGTGCGCTTCGGCAAGGCCGATTGCGGCATCGGCACCTTCTCGGCGCTGGAGGACAATATCGAGCGCCAGCCGCTCGCCCGCGACAGCCTGATGCTGTTCTGCGGGCGCGGCAATGCCTTCGCGTCGCGGGAAACGGTAGCGTGGTGCGAGCTCGCCGACGAGGAACTCGTCACGCTGACGCGCGACAGCGGCATCCGCCTTCTGGTCGAGGTGGGTTACGAGAGTGCGGAAATCACCTTGAGGCCGGCTTACGAGGTGGCGCAGATCACCACGGCGCTGGCGCTGGTCGAGGCCGGGCTCGGCATTGCCGTGCTGCCGACCTATGCGCGCGCCGTGGCGCCAGCTTCGATCGTTGCGAAGCCTCTGGTCGAGCCGGCGATCACCCGCGACATCGTCATGATCCGCCCGAGCGGCCGCTCGGTCTCGCCCGCCTTGTCGGCCTTCGAGGTGCTGCTGCGTCGCTTCGTCCGGCAACTGGTGCCGAGCGAGGCGTGAGCGACAAGCAAAAGGCCGCCCGAGGGCGGCCTTTCACGCTCTCCGGTCCGACCGGAATGCGGTTCAGACGAGCTCGAAGCTTTGCACCTGCACGTCGTGGGAATCGAGGCCGATCTGCACGTCGAAGCGACCGTTCTCGACCACTTCCTTGAGGTCGGCATTGATGAATTTGAGCTGATCCTCGCCGACCTCGAAGCGTACGACGCGGCTCTCGCCGGGCTTGAGCGTGATCTTCTGAAAGCCTTTCAGCTCCTTCACCGGCCGGGCGATCGAGGCATAGGGATCGGCGATGTAGAGCTGCACGATATTGGCGCCCTCGAAGCTACCCTCATTGGTCAGTGTCGCCTCGGCGGTGAGCTTCTGGCCGCGCTTCATCTGCGAGGCCGAGAGCTTCAGGTCCTTGAGCGTGAAGCGGCTGTAGCTCAGGCCGAACCCGAAGGGATAGAGCGGCCCCTGCGCTTCCTCGAAATATTGCGAGGTGTAGTTGCCGGGCTTGCCCTCGGTGTAGGGGCGGCCGATGCGCAGCGCGTTGTAATAGGTCGGGATCTGGCCGACGGAGCGTGGGAAGCTGATCGGCAGCTTGGCCGAGGGGTTGTGGTCGCCGAACAGCACATCGGCGATGGCGTTGCCCCCCTCGGTGCCGGCGTACCAGGTTTCCAGCAGCGCGTCGGCGTTATCCTTCTCCCAGCCGATGGCCAGCGGGCGGCCGTTCATCAGCACGACGACGAGCGGCTTGCCGGTCGCCTTCAACGCCTGGAGCAGCCGGCGTTGCGAGCCGGGCATGTCGATGCTGACGCGGCTCGAGGATTCATGCGACATGCCGCGCACTTCACCCACGACCGCGATCACCACATCGGCCTGGTTGGCGACCGAGACCGCCTCCTCGATCATCGTCTCGATCGGGCGTGGATCCTGAACGACCTCGGGTTTGTCCCAGTTCAGGAAGTTGAGGTACTCGACCACCTTCGGGTCATCGAGCACGTTGGCACCGCGCGCGGTCAGGAGCTTCGCCTTGCCCTCGATCGCCTTCTCGATGCCGGCACGGACAGTGACGGCCTGCTCGGCCACGCCCTGGGCCGACCAGCTGCCGAGGATGTCGAGCCCGGAATCGGCGAGCGGGCCGATCAGCGCGATCGTGCCCTGCTTCTTCAGCGGCAGCGTCTGGTTGCGGTTCTCGAGCAGCACGATGGTCTCGCGCGCGATTTCGCGGGCCGGCTCGCGGTGGAGCCGGCTGTCGGCGCGCACATCGGCGGGGTCGTCCTCCGGCTTGCCCATGCGCAGGAAGGGGTCGGCGAAGAGGCCGAGATCGTATTTGGCGCCCAGCACCTCGCGCACCCGGTCATCGATCTCGGCCATCTTGATCTCGCCCGAGGCGATGAGGCCGGGGAGCTCGGCGAGATAGATCTGGTCGGCCATGCTGAGGTCGATGCCGGCCTTGATCGCGAGCTTCGCCGCCTCGCGGTTGTCGCGCGCGACACCGTGCCGCGTCAGCTCGGTGATGGCGCCATGGTCGCTGACGGTGACGCCCTTGAAGCCCCATTGCTTGCGCAGCAGGTCCTGCAGCAGCCAGACATTCGAGGTCGCCGGAATGCCGTTGACGGAATTGAGCGCGACCATGACGCCGCCGGCGCCGGCGTCGATCGCGGCCTTGTAGGGCGGTAGATAGACCTGGTGCATGCGCAGCGGGCTCATATCGACCGTGTTGTAGTCGCGCCCGCCTTCGACGGCACCGTAGAGCGCGAAATGCTTGACCGCGGCCATGATCGTGTCCGGCTTGTCGGGCGCGGCGCCCTGGAAGCCGCGCACGCTGGCGCGGGCGCATTCGGAGACGAGATAGGGGTCCTCGCCGAAGCCCTCGGAAGTGCGACCCCAGCGCGGATCATGGCTGATGTCGACCATCGGCGCGAAGGTCATGTCGACGCTGTCGTTGCAGGCCTCGATGGCCGAGACGCGAGCCATGCGCTCGATCACGGCCATGTCGAAGCTCGCCGCCAAGCCAAGCGGGATGGGAAAGGTGGTGCGGTGACCGTGCACCACGTCATAAGCGAAGAAGAGCGGGATCTTCAGCCGGCTGCGCTTGACGGCAGCCTCCTGCAGCGGCCGATTGTCGCGTCGGATGACGGTGTTGAACGAGCCGGCGATGCGACCGGCTGCGACCTCTTCCATCAGCTGGGCGTGGGGCATCTCCGGGCCGATACTGATGAGGCGCAACTGCCCGACCTTCTCGTCGATGGTCATGCGCGCAATCAGGTCGTCGATGAAGGCCGTCTTCTTGGCCGCGGGATCCGTCGATTTCGCCGATTTCTTCGGGGCTGCCGCCGCCGGTCCGCCGGCCATTCCTGCCGCCGCAGCGGCCGAGGCGATGGCACTGAGCGCCTGTCGCCGGGACAGGCCGCTCCTGCTCGCCTCCGTGCGGGAGTCATCCTCTCGCCCGTCGACGACCGGCACACCGTTTCGTTTATCCATGCTGAGTTCGTTCACTTCGATCGTGGTTGGCGGAGGGCGCGGACGCGGGTCGAATCGGCGGGGCTGATTCCTTGACCCTTGTCCCCATGATGGGCATTTGTGCTCGGACGCGCCACTGCCAGGCAGGACGGGCGCGTTCCATCCTGTCGTTCGGTATTTAAGGGAGCTTCCGTGAACTTGTCGACCCGTCCCGCGGCCGGCCCCAATGATCCGGCCCGGCTTCCTTCGGCCCGATCCCTGTCGATTTCTCTCGGAAAAAGCCTTTTGGGGCGCCAGCCCGGCCTCCCGTCGCTGCGCACGGTCCTCGGCTGGTTGATCGCCGGCATGCTCGCCTTCAGCTCCTCGGCCTTCGCGCAGGAGCGCCCCGGTTTCGGGCTGGACGAGGTGACGGCCAAGGCCAAGACGATGGCAGCGGGGCCCTACGCCGCTCCGGCCAGCAACCTGCCGGACGTCTTCAGCAAGATGCAGTTCTTCGACTATCAGAAGATGCAGCCGCGGCGGGACCGCTTCGCCTGGTCCGAGGTCGACACGCCGTTCAAGCTGTCCTTCTACCACCAGGGCATGCAGTTCAATACGCCGGTCAGGATCAACGAGATCGTCGACGGCGCGGCGCGCGAAATTCCCTATGATCCGGGCCGTTTCGACTTCGGCGACCTGCATTTCGACCGCGAGCAGACCAGCAAGCTCGGCTGGGCCGGGTTCCGGGTGATGTACCCGGTCAACCAGCCTGGCAAGGACGACGAGATCATGAGCGTGCTGGGCGCGAGCTATTTCCGCGTCATCGGCAAGGGCCAGATCTACGGCTTGTCCGGGCGCGGGCTCGGCATCGACACCGGCATGTCGATCCCTGAGGAGTTTCCTGCTTTCCGCGAATTCTGGATCCGCCGGCCGGGGCCGCAGGACAAGTCGATCACCTTCTACGCCCTGCTCGATTCGCCGCGCGCGACCGGCGCTTACGAGTTCACCCTGACGCCGGGATCCGACGCTCTGCTCGACGTCAAGGCGCGGATCTTCCAGCGCGCGGCCGGGGCGCCGGCAGCGCTCGGCATCGCGCCGCTGACCAGCATGTTCCTGTTCGGCCCCAACCAGCCGCCGCCGACCTATAATTTCCGCCCGGCGATCCATGATTCCAACGGGCTGGCGATCCATACCGGCACCGGCGAATGGATCTGGCGCCCGCTCAACAATCCGCCGATGGTGGCGCTCAGCAGCTTCGAGGTCGAGAATCCGAAAGGGTTCGGCCTGCTGCAGCGCGGCCGGGCCTTCTCGCGCTACGAGGACCTGAAAGATCGCTACGACCTGCGGCCCAGCGCCTGGATCGAGCCGAAGAACGACTGGGGCAAGGGTCATGTCCGGCTCGTCGAGATCCCGACCGGCGACGAGACGAATGACAACATCGTCGCCTTCTGGGCGCCGGAGGCGCTGCCGGAAGTCGGTCATGCGATGGAGTTTGACTATCGCATCCACTGGACCATGGACGAGCCCGCCATCCTGAAGGACGGCCCGGCCCATGTCTGGCAGACGCTGCGCTCGACGGGCGAAATCTACCAGTCCAACCTGATCCGTGCGGCCGACGGCACGCTCGCGTTCCTGGTCGACTTCAAGGGCGGTCCGCTGCGCGATCTGCCTGCCAATGCGCCGGTCGCAGCCCGCATCAGC contains the following coding sequences:
- a CDS encoding LysR family transcriptional regulator is translated as MAITLRQIQAFLAVAEQGTFTKAAERLHMAQPALSQLVRELERELGIRVLDRTTRRVELTEGGREFHGAALKILTDLDTAVENANGLAERRRGRIVVAVPPLLAAVIMPPAIAALREKHPGLQVTVLDARNDLVVDAVRFGKADCGIGTFSALEDNIERQPLARDSLMLFCGRGNAFASRETVAWCELADEELVTLTRDSGIRLLVEVGYESAEITLRPAYEVAQITTALALVEAGLGIAVLPTYARAVAPASIVAKPLVEPAITRDIVMIRPSGRSVSPALSAFEVLLRRFVRQLVPSEA
- a CDS encoding dihydrodipicolinate synthase family protein, with the protein product MKYARKDAKAYARAHMKGIWAAALTPFANSLAMDEDGFRQNIRHWLDDLKIDGLFIAGKQGEFFSMSLEERKRSFELAVEASAGRGQTIMSCSDQNMDVAIDLARHAQKVGADYIVVHAPILHFFKAQDETLYEYYRTIAEKVDIGIALWSHPDSGYLMSPQLCNRLADIENVVAIKYSVPRSMYAELTRLAGDRILVSTASEEEWLDNILELGWQLYLCSSPPYLIQTANDLRMREYTDLAFRGEAAKARAVRDSLNPVREALRGTRPAEKPHAHQKYWQDLLGQVGGRVRPPMLELTEAEKAATRAAFESCGLKPGKAPLAKTG
- a CDS encoding ABC transporter substrate-binding protein encodes the protein MKLRGLLFGIAASLAAGASALAQQAPVKIGMITTLSGPGGYLGQDIRDAFKLAIDMEGGKLGGVPVELAVEDDGLKPGQGKQIAEKMLKTDGIKILTGIVFSNVAGATVPDIVDSGALYVSPNAAPSNFAGKECNENYFVVSWQNDSLHESAGQYATNLGYKKAFVLAPNYQAGKDALTGFKRMFKGEIAGEVYTRLDQTDFAPEMAQIRAANPDVVFQFHPGGVGIAFLRQYQQAGLLGKIPMVLAAPSLDSTTLAAVGDAAVGLRVTSHWNTDFDNPANKKFVEAWTKAYNRTPTYYASQGYDAALAIASALKATGGKVDVSALRTAMRKADFQSVRGAFKFGPNQHPVQDWYALEAQKGADGKPVLKTIGKVLSNHGDVYAAQCKL
- a CDS encoding glucan biosynthesis protein G encodes the protein MGRQPGLPSLRTVLGWLIAGMLAFSSSAFAQERPGFGLDEVTAKAKTMAAGPYAAPASNLPDVFSKMQFFDYQKMQPRRDRFAWSEVDTPFKLSFYHQGMQFNTPVRINEIVDGAAREIPYDPGRFDFGDLHFDREQTSKLGWAGFRVMYPVNQPGKDDEIMSVLGASYFRVIGKGQIYGLSGRGLGIDTGMSIPEEFPAFREFWIRRPGPQDKSITFYALLDSPRATGAYEFTLTPGSDALLDVKARIFQRAAGAPAALGIAPLTSMFLFGPNQPPPTYNFRPAIHDSNGLAIHTGTGEWIWRPLNNPPMVALSSFEVENPKGFGLLQRGRAFSRYEDLKDRYDLRPSAWIEPKNDWGKGHVRLVEIPTGDETNDNIVAFWAPEALPEVGHAMEFDYRIHWTMDEPAILKDGPAHVWQTLRSTGEIYQSNLIRAADGTLAFLVDFKGGPLRDLPANAPVAARISANDNVEIVGTVLQPNPAIQGWRLTYRAKVKDSTKASELRAALELEGRTLSETWSFQLPPLPASMPLKDRERYLNLLR
- a CDS encoding 3-hydroxyanthranilate 3,4-dioxygenase, producing the protein MATEGRLKAFNFKKWIEEHEHLLKPPVGNKKVFDDGQMTVMVVGGPNQRADFHDDPVEEFFYQLKGDMMLKVVDDGKHYDVTVREGEVFLLPPHVRHSPQRPQEGSIGLVVEPARHPDQVDGFEWYCFECNGLVHRIELKVKDLVKDLPPLYEAFFSDEKARTCKQCGTLHPGKKPPQGWVAL
- the bglX gene encoding beta-glucosidase BglX; translated protein: MDKRNGVPVVDGREDDSRTEASRSGLSRRQALSAIASAAAAAGMAGGPAAAAPKKSAKSTDPAAKKTAFIDDLIARMTIDEKVGQLRLISIGPEMPHAQLMEEVAAGRIAGSFNTVIRRDNRPLQEAAVKRSRLKIPLFFAYDVVHGHRTTFPIPLGLAASFDMAVIERMARVSAIEACNDSVDMTFAPMVDISHDPRWGRTSEGFGEDPYLVSECARASVRGFQGAAPDKPDTIMAAVKHFALYGAVEGGRDYNTVDMSPLRMHQVYLPPYKAAIDAGAGGVMVALNSVNGIPATSNVWLLQDLLRKQWGFKGVTVSDHGAITELTRHGVARDNREAAKLAIKAGIDLSMADQIYLAELPGLIASGEIKMAEIDDRVREVLGAKYDLGLFADPFLRMGKPEDDPADVRADSRLHREPAREIARETIVLLENRNQTLPLKKQGTIALIGPLADSGLDILGSWSAQGVAEQAVTVRAGIEKAIEGKAKLLTARGANVLDDPKVVEYLNFLNWDKPEVVQDPRPIETMIEEAVSVANQADVVIAVVGEVRGMSHESSSRVSIDMPGSQRRLLQALKATGKPLVVVLMNGRPLAIGWEKDNADALLETWYAGTEGGNAIADVLFGDHNPSAKLPISFPRSVGQIPTYYNALRIGRPYTEGKPGNYTSQYFEEAQGPLYPFGFGLSYSRFTLKDLKLSASQMKRGQKLTAEATLTNEGSFEGANIVQLYIADPYASIARPVKELKGFQKITLKPGESRVVRFEVGEDQLKFINADLKEVVENGRFDVQIGLDSHDVQVQSFELV